From Arcobacter arenosus, one genomic window encodes:
- a CDS encoding response regulator — MKNDDLQTILIVDDDAKNLQIAMKILKDYKVLFAQSGKKALELLDKNPNIDLILLDVIMPVMNGYETCKEITNNEKYKNIPIIFSTVKDDEKDIIQGFELGAVDYIVKPFYPEVLLKRVQLHLKLSRTTKQLKILNNSLNEKVSEQIEEIRKKDEKILQQEKLKDMNDLVGLISNELKKPISNMKIYLQSMELISESNMNDVFAKSLNKVLSEINGVEEGLSDFSNLFQVDKKIAKHNLKVIIDSVLFKFRSEFDRQKIEIKFIGDNLIVVDMVEEDLKQIFSKLLLVSLNSFSKTTIDNKMINIEIKDDEEKISILYFDNSTYSNFENFKIYLDKNHLLKTKKFDINLYILKMIIEKSNGKLILEENKDGGVLFKVELLKR, encoded by the coding sequence ATGAAAAATGATGATTTGCAAACAATTTTAATTGTTGATGATGATGCAAAAAATCTTCAAATTGCAATGAAAATATTAAAAGACTATAAAGTGCTTTTCGCACAAAGTGGGAAAAAAGCTTTAGAACTTTTAGATAAAAACCCTAATATTGATTTAATTCTTTTAGATGTAATTATGCCTGTGATGAATGGTTATGAAACCTGCAAAGAGATTACTAATAATGAAAAATATAAAAATATTCCAATAATCTTTTCAACGGTTAAAGATGATGAGAAAGATATTATTCAAGGGTTTGAACTAGGGGCTGTGGATTATATTGTAAAACCATTTTATCCGGAAGTTTTATTAAAAAGAGTTCAATTACATCTTAAGTTATCAAGGACTACAAAACAATTAAAAATTTTAAATAATAGTTTAAATGAAAAAGTTTCAGAGCAAATAGAAGAGATTCGTAAAAAAGATGAAAAAATCCTTCAACAAGAAAAATTAAAAGATATGAATGATTTAGTTGGCTTAATATCTAATGAACTTAAAAAGCCAATATCTAATATGAAAATTTATTTACAATCTATGGAGTTGATATCTGAATCAAATATGAATGATGTTTTTGCTAAAAGTCTTAATAAGGTTTTATCTGAAATAAATGGAGTAGAAGAGGGCTTATCAGATTTTTCAAATCTTTTTCAAGTTGATAAAAAAATTGCAAAACATAATTTGAAAGTTATTATTGATAGTGTTTTATTTAAATTCAGAAGTGAATTTGATAGACAAAAAATTGAAATTAAATTTATAGGGGATAATTTAATTGTTGTTGATATGGTTGAGGAAGATTTAAAACAGATTTTTTCAAAATTACTTTTAGTTAGTTTAAACTCTTTTTCAAAAACAACAATTGACAATAAAATGATAAATATTGAAATTAAAGATGATGAAGAGAAAATATCAATATTATATTTTGATAATTCAACTTATTCAAACTTTGAAAATTTTAAAATTTATTTGGATAAAAATCATTTATTAAAAACAAAAAAGTTTGACATCAATTTATATATTTTAAAAATGATAATTGAAAAAAGTAATGGTAAATTGATTTTAGAAGAAAATAAAGATGGAGGAGTCTTATTTAAAGTAGAATTATTAAAAAGATAG
- a CDS encoding radical SAM/SPASM domain-containing protein produces the protein MIIKKFRKVHVEITNICNLKCSFCPPKNLPNQTMSLESFDDLNNQLKEVTNELAYHIVGDPLVLSNLQEYLEISRKHKLKVNITTTANNLNETHFDSLMNETIRQINFSINSYNANSHKKSLKEYLEPILSFCEYAKEKRQHFFINLRIWNLDESQSAKEFNKSVFDLVNEKFDCKIDMENVYKEKPKNIKIDRMIFFNFDDYFNWPSLNNEFVSNKGFCYGLDSHFGVLSSGTVVPCCLDKDAVINLGNTNNTQLKDILNSKKVKDIQNGFKNGEVIEELCQKCDYRKRFD, from the coding sequence TTGATTATTAAAAAATTTAGAAAAGTTCATGTGGAAATTACAAATATATGTAATTTAAAATGTAGTTTCTGCCCTCCTAAAAATTTACCAAATCAAACTATGAGTCTTGAAAGTTTTGATGATTTAAATAATCAATTAAAAGAGGTAACCAATGAATTAGCTTACCATATTGTTGGGGATCCTTTAGTATTATCAAATTTACAAGAATATCTAGAAATTAGTAGAAAACATAAATTAAAAGTAAATATTACTACAACTGCAAATAATTTAAATGAAACTCATTTTGATAGTTTGATGAATGAAACAATTAGACAAATCAATTTTTCCATAAATTCTTATAATGCTAATTCTCATAAAAAGAGTTTAAAAGAGTATTTAGAACCAATTTTAAGTTTTTGTGAATATGCAAAAGAGAAACGGCAACACTTTTTTATTAACTTACGAATTTGGAATTTAGATGAGTCTCAAAGTGCAAAAGAGTTTAATAAAAGCGTATTTGATTTAGTAAATGAAAAATTTGATTGTAAAATAGACATGGAAAATGTTTATAAAGAGAAACCAAAAAATATTAAAATAGATAGAATGATATTTTTTAATTTTGATGACTATTTTAACTGGCCAAGTTTAAACAATGAATTTGTAAGTAACAAAGGTTTTTGTTATGGTTTAGATTCTCACTTTGGAGTATTAAGTTCAGGAACTGTTGTTCCATGTTGTTTAGATAAAGATGCAGTTATTAATTTAGGGAATACGAACAATACACAATTAAAAGATATCCTAAACTCAAAAAAAGTAAAAGATATTCAAAATGGTTTTAAAAATGGTGAAGTAATAGAAGAGCTTTGTCAAAAATGTGATTATAGAAAAAGATTTGATTAG
- a CDS encoding DUF4492 domain-containing protein: protein MNKLTNIYLLYKEGFLNLKIGRTLWKVIIIKLIVILLFLNIFVYDKTIKTEYKSDNEKIEFVLKNLIKDN, encoded by the coding sequence ATGAATAAACTAACTAATATATATCTACTATACAAAGAAGGTTTTTTAAACCTAAAAATAGGGCGAACCTTATGGAAAGTCATTATTATAAAGTTAATTGTAATACTACTTTTTTTGAATATTTTTGTTTATGACAAAACTATTAAAACTGAATACAAAAGTGATAATGAAAAAATTGAATTTGTATTAAAAAATCTTATAAAGGATAACTAA
- a CDS encoding cache domain-containing protein: MILLISYFYVKNTYEDFHVEMEQFVQDQYFLQKQNLKKEINTIIDIIKYNSTKSGEDESELKADMIRLLNNISFDNDKSNYIFVYEILDINGGDSFAKLLVNPNRPDLIGKTISTNYTDENGKKFREEFMDDIRLKGESFTEYAYTKLYTNEINQKLSYFKYFPRWQWVIAVGIYVDDIEKGIAKKKIHLQNRVKNQVVQNILLFILFLTIAIFISILISQKIDEVFRRYQKSVQSKSQALRDLNLTLEKRVEEEVEKNREHEQLLVQKSRFIALGEMISNIAHQWRQPLSELSTILMNIKFKYTMGQLDDEVMNKKAKEAEEVLEYMSHTIDDFRNFFLPKKEKEKFTLKLAMDSVMTIMSSTLSNNRINITICVDNNLVLNTYYNEFKQVLLNIITNAKDVLIKKKIESPWIKIYTEDQGDKIILYIEDNGGGIKVEPKSKIFDPYFTTKKDSHGTGIGLYMSKTIVDKNMNGKLRVRDGEFGARFEIILPK; this comes from the coding sequence ATGATACTTTTGATATCCTATTTTTATGTAAAAAACACCTATGAAGATTTTCATGTGGAAATGGAACAATTTGTTCAAGACCAATACTTCTTACAAAAACAAAATCTAAAAAAAGAGATAAATACTATTATAGATATTATTAAATATAATTCGACTAAAAGTGGAGAGGATGAGAGTGAACTTAAAGCTGATATGATTAGACTTTTAAATAATATCTCCTTTGATAATGACAAAAGTAACTATATTTTTGTATATGAAATTTTAGATATAAATGGTGGGGATAGTTTTGCTAAACTTCTTGTTAATCCAAATAGACCAGATTTAATTGGTAAAACAATTTCAACAAATTATACAGATGAAAATGGTAAAAAATTTAGAGAAGAGTTTATGGATGATATAAGATTAAAAGGTGAATCTTTTACTGAATATGCATACACAAAGCTTTATACTAATGAGATTAATCAAAAGCTTTCTTATTTTAAATATTTTCCAAGATGGCAATGGGTAATTGCTGTTGGTATTTATGTTGATGATATTGAAAAGGGAATTGCAAAAAAGAAAATACATCTACAAAACAGAGTTAAAAATCAAGTTGTTCAAAACATTCTTTTGTTTATACTATTTTTAACAATTGCAATTTTTATCTCTATATTAATTTCTCAAAAAATTGATGAGGTGTTTAGACGATATCAAAAAAGTGTTCAATCAAAATCTCAAGCTTTAAGGGATTTAAATTTAACTCTTGAAAAAAGAGTTGAAGAGGAAGTTGAAAAGAATAGGGAACATGAACAATTATTAGTACAAAAATCAAGATTTATAGCCTTGGGTGAAATGATATCAAATATCGCCCACCAATGGAGACAACCATTATCTGAACTTTCAACTATTTTGATGAATATAAAGTTTAAATATACAATGGGACAACTTGATGATGAAGTTATGAATAAAAAAGCAAAAGAAGCTGAAGAGGTTTTAGAATATATGTCTCATACAATAGATGACTTTAGAAATTTTTTCTTACCTAAAAAAGAAAAAGAGAAATTTACATTAAAGTTGGCTATGGATTCGGTTATGACAATTATGTCAAGTACTTTATCAAATAATAGAATTAATATAACTATCTGTGTTGATAATAACCTTGTTTTAAATACTTATTACAATGAATTTAAACAGGTTTTATTAAATATTATCACAAATGCAAAAGATGTATTGATAAAGAAAAAAATAGAATCACCTTGGATAAAAATCTATACAGAAGATCAAGGTGACAAAATAATTTTATATATTGAAGATAATGGTGGTGGAATTAAAGTTGAACCAAAAAGTAAAATCTTTGATCCATATTTTACAACAAAAAAAGATAGTCATGGAACAGGGATAGGTCTTTATATGTCTAAAACTATTGTTGATAAAAATATGAATGGTAAGTTAAGAGTTAGAGATGGAGAATTTGGCGCAAGGTTTGAGATTATTTTACCTAAATAA
- the cydB gene encoding cytochrome d ubiquinol oxidase subunit II, producing MFEELTLLQLQQFWWIIISLLGGLFGFIMFVQGGQTLLGRVAKGDETYKTMLINSLGRKWELGFTTLVLFGGALFAAFPLFYSTSFGGAYWVWMAILFCFIIQAVSYEYRKKPNNFLGQKVYETFLFINGSLGVILLGVAIATFFSGSAFSVDENNFSHWHTSIRGLEALSSIFNLSLGFALFFLVRILGALYFINNIDNETIRKRAIKSIKIDMPIFLVFFLLFLSLLFTKTGFAYDENLKIYMQEYKYLINFLEMPFVLGMFIIGILMVVIAVFLTIHFNKTCCIKTGGLGVVLTVMALFLNVGFNNTSYYPSSFDLQSSLTIINSSGSHYTLTVMSYVSLMVPFVLAYIFYAWMQMDKVKITKEEIEDPHTHTY from the coding sequence ATGTTTGAAGAATTAACTTTATTACAATTACAACAGTTTTGGTGGATAATAATTTCACTTCTGGGAGGATTATTTGGCTTTATTATGTTTGTTCAAGGTGGTCAGACTCTTTTAGGAAGAGTCGCTAAAGGTGATGAAACATATAAAACTATGTTAATAAACTCCCTTGGTAGAAAATGGGAGCTTGGATTTACTACTTTAGTCCTATTTGGTGGGGCATTATTTGCCGCTTTTCCACTTTTTTATTCTACTAGTTTTGGTGGAGCATATTGGGTATGGATGGCAATATTATTTTGTTTTATTATTCAAGCAGTTAGTTATGAGTATAGAAAGAAACCAAACAATTTCTTAGGTCAAAAAGTATATGAAACTTTTTTATTTATAAATGGAAGTTTAGGTGTAATTTTACTTGGAGTTGCCATTGCAACATTTTTTTCTGGTTCTGCTTTTAGTGTAGATGAAAATAACTTTTCACATTGGCATACTTCGATAAGAGGTTTAGAAGCTTTATCTTCAATATTTAATTTAAGTTTAGGTTTTGCACTTTTTTTCTTAGTTAGAATTTTAGGTGCATTGTATTTTATAAATAATATTGATAATGAGACTATAAGGAAAAGGGCAATCAAAAGTATCAAAATAGATATGCCCATTTTTTTAGTTTTCTTTTTATTATTTTTATCTCTTTTATTCACAAAAACAGGTTTTGCTTATGATGAAAACTTAAAAATTTATATGCAAGAGTATAAATATCTAATAAATTTTTTAGAGATGCCTTTTGTTTTAGGAATGTTTATAATTGGTATATTAATGGTAGTTATTGCAGTGTTTTTAACAATACATTTTAATAAAACTTGCTGTATCAAAACTGGTGGGTTAGGTGTTGTTTTAACTGTTATGGCTTTATTTTTAAATGTAGGATTTAATAATACCTCATACTATCCATCAAGTTTTGACCTACAAAGTTCTTTAACTATTATAAATAGTTCAGGAAGTCATTATACATTGACTGTGATGTCTTATGTGTCACTTATGGTTCCTTTTGTATTAGCTTACATTTTTTATGCATGGATGCAAATGGATAAGGTGAAAATTACAAAAGAGGAGATAGAAGATCCTCATACACATACTTATTAA
- a CDS encoding response regulator transcription factor, with the protein MDKALISKLSSFSVLYAEDEEGIRNNINEILKQLFKKTFVAKNAKEAFNMYESNKPDLIITDIKMPNETGIELIKKIRKRDSKVRVIITSAHTDLDYMLEATELHLVKYIIKPITEGKLFEALEAFIKSYDTARVYNLKEGWLFDESKSLITTENNEFKLTKKENQFLKLLIQKNRIITYEEMENIIWTEDNIMTPNAMRLFIKNFRKKLPENTLRNIQGTGYRLVLD; encoded by the coding sequence ATGGATAAAGCATTAATTTCTAAACTTAGTAGTTTCTCTGTTTTATATGCAGAAGATGAAGAGGGAATTAGAAATAATATTAATGAAATATTAAAACAACTATTCAAAAAAACTTTTGTAGCTAAAAATGCAAAAGAAGCATTTAATATGTATGAATCAAATAAACCAGATTTAATCATTACAGATATTAAAATGCCAAATGAAACAGGAATAGAGTTAATCAAAAAAATCAGAAAAAGAGATAGTAAAGTTAGAGTTATAATCACATCTGCACACACTGATTTAGATTATATGCTTGAAGCGACTGAACTACATTTAGTAAAATATATTATAAAACCTATAACTGAGGGTAAACTATTTGAAGCATTAGAAGCTTTTATTAAAAGTTATGACACAGCTAGAGTATACAATTTAAAAGAGGGTTGGCTTTTTGATGAAAGCAAATCACTAATTACTACAGAAAACAATGAATTTAAACTTACTAAAAAAGAGAATCAGTTTTTAAAACTTTTAATTCAAAAAAATAGAATTATTACATACGAAGAGATGGAAAATATTATATGGACTGAAGATAATATAATGACTCCAAATGCTATGAGACTTTTTATAAAAAACTTCAGAAAAAAACTACCTGAAAATACCCTAAGAAATATTCAAGGTACAGGCTATAGATTAGTTTTAGACTAA
- a CDS encoding cytochrome ubiquinol oxidase subunit I, with amino-acid sequence MEEHLVDWSRAQFALTAIYHWLFVPLTLGLGFIIAIMETIYVKTGDEFWKKTTKFWMTLFAINFAIGVATGIIMEFEFGTNWANYSWFVGDIFGAPLAVEGILAFFMESTFFAVMFFGWDKVSKGFHLLSTWLVAVGSNLSALWILVANAWMQYPTGMKFNPDTVRNEMENFWDVIFSPVAISKFLHTISSGYIVASLFVVGISAWYLLKKREIEFAKKSIIVGASFGLITSIFITITGDESAHQVALKQPVKLAAMEGLYEGKIDAGIVGIGVLNPKKTLTNDKETFLFELEAPYTLSFLAYHDIHAFVPGLKDLVYGNETYNIESAQRKMEKGKIAINALKEYKKAKRENNVENIQKYEKILIKNMKYFGYGHLKNPEDIVPPIPLTFYTFHLMVALGAWFLFLFALLLFFTLKRDILNYKWLLIVTVASIPLGYIASEAGWIVAEVGRQPWAIQDLMPVGVAVTDISTSNVKTTFFMFAFLFTALLIAEIKIMIGQIKIGPEGGH; translated from the coding sequence ATGGAAGAGCATTTAGTAGACTGGTCAAGAGCTCAGTTTGCACTTACTGCAATATATCATTGGCTTTTTGTTCCTTTAACTTTGGGACTTGGTTTTATTATTGCAATAATGGAAACAATTTATGTAAAAACAGGTGATGAGTTTTGGAAGAAAACAACAAAATTTTGGATGACTCTATTTGCAATAAACTTTGCAATTGGTGTTGCAACTGGAATTATCATGGAGTTCGAATTTGGAACAAACTGGGCAAATTACTCTTGGTTTGTGGGAGATATTTTTGGAGCACCCTTAGCAGTTGAAGGAATTTTAGCTTTCTTTATGGAATCAACTTTTTTTGCTGTTATGTTTTTTGGGTGGGATAAAGTTTCTAAAGGTTTTCATCTTTTATCAACTTGGCTTGTTGCAGTTGGTTCAAATTTGAGTGCCCTGTGGATTTTAGTTGCAAATGCTTGGATGCAATATCCCACTGGAATGAAATTTAATCCAGATACAGTTAGAAATGAAATGGAAAACTTTTGGGATGTTATTTTTTCTCCTGTTGCTATTTCAAAGTTTTTACATACTATCTCAAGTGGATATATTGTAGCTTCACTTTTTGTTGTTGGAATTTCAGCTTGGTACTTATTAAAAAAAAGAGAGATTGAGTTTGCTAAAAAATCAATTATTGTAGGAGCTAGTTTTGGACTAATCACTTCAATATTTATTACTATAACAGGTGATGAATCAGCTCACCAAGTTGCCCTAAAACAACCTGTTAAATTAGCAGCGATGGAAGGATTGTATGAAGGAAAAATTGATGCTGGAATTGTTGGGATTGGAGTATTAAATCCAAAAAAAACTTTAACAAATGATAAAGAAACATTTTTGTTTGAACTTGAAGCTCCTTATACCCTTTCTTTTTTAGCTTATCACGATATTCATGCCTTTGTTCCTGGTCTTAAAGATTTAGTTTATGGAAATGAAACCTATAACATTGAATCAGCTCAAAGAAAAATGGAAAAAGGAAAAATAGCTATAAATGCTTTAAAAGAGTATAAAAAAGCAAAAAGAGAAAATAATGTAGAAAATATCCAAAAATATGAAAAGATTCTAATTAAAAATATGAAATATTTTGGATATGGACATTTAAAAAATCCTGAAGATATTGTTCCTCCAATCCCTTTAACCTTTTACACTTTTCACTTAATGGTTGCCCTTGGAGCTTGGTTTTTATTTTTATTTGCTTTACTTCTTTTCTTTACACTTAAAAGAGATATCTTAAACTATAAGTGGCTTTTGATAGTTACTGTTGCTTCTATCCCTTTAGGATATATTGCAAGTGAGGCAGGTTGGATTGTAGCAGAAGTTGGAAGACAACCTTGGGCAATACAGGATTTAATGCCAGTAGGCGTTGCTGTTACTGATATCTCAACATCAAATGTAAAGACTACATTTTTTATGTTTGCTTTTTTATTTACAGCACTTTTAATTGCCGAGATAAAAATCATGATAGGTCAGATAAAAATTGGCCCTGAAGGAGGGCACTGA
- a CDS encoding peroxiredoxin: MSSSLVLRKAPEFKMEAYDSKTGHYTTVDSKDFEGKWNVVCFYPADFTFVCPTEIAAMNAKYDEFQELGVEITAVSTDTKFSHKRFVETEPILAGLKLTIAADPTGEVSRAFGVMIEEEGVALRGRFLINPEGVVVAQEVQAPMVGRNVNEFLRQVRAWQHSTKTGEVCPAGWRPGKKTLPVNTDVEQMTGRVGDYITIEEIMS, encoded by the coding sequence ATGAGTTCAAGTTTAGTATTAAGAAAAGCACCAGAGTTTAAAATGGAAGCATATGATTCAAAAACAGGTCACTACACAACAGTTGATAGTAAAGATTTTGAAGGTAAATGGAATGTAGTATGTTTTTATCCAGCAGATTTTACATTTGTATGTCCAACAGAGATTGCAGCAATGAATGCAAAATATGATGAGTTCCAAGAGTTAGGTGTAGAGATTACAGCAGTATCAACAGATACAAAATTTTCACATAAAAGATTTGTTGAGACTGAGCCAATTTTAGCAGGATTAAAATTAACAATTGCAGCTGATCCAACTGGAGAAGTAAGTAGAGCATTTGGTGTAATGATTGAAGAAGAAGGTGTTGCACTAAGAGGAAGATTTTTAATTAACCCAGAAGGTGTAGTAGTTGCTCAAGAAGTTCAAGCTCCAATGGTAGGAAGAAATGTAAATGAGTTCTTAAGACAAGTTAGAGCTTGGCAACACTCAACTAAAACTGGTGAAGTATGTCCTGCAGGATGGAGACCAGGTAAGAAAACACTTCCAGTAAATACAGATGTTGAGCAAATGACTGGTAGAGTTGGTGATTATATTACTATTGAAGAGATTATGTCTTAA
- a CDS encoding EI24 domain-containing protein: protein MKRDLLEGEVIGLSIKDFFTKDMLKIAILPLLFTLIIMLIFFYTAAGYGFDSLEIYVQQVQSGQEVTVDEQAPFYFIWMTSIIAFLFKYSITSWLVGFLIYTVGTIFVMMFSVFLTVIIIGFLTPMILKVLHKRHYSHLQTNGFGSLLTPLWIALKSGFIMVLLFILFIPLYFIPLVNIIAINFPVYYFFHKLLNFDVASTILSEDEYKAIHKKKAFAFRLRTAFLYFLSLIPSLMLFSAVFFIIYLGHSYFIQLEKLRSYDLDNNIDNDTKLIG, encoded by the coding sequence ATGAAAAGAGATTTATTAGAAGGTGAAGTAATAGGTCTTAGTATAAAAGACTTTTTTACAAAAGATATGTTAAAAATTGCAATTTTGCCATTGCTTTTTACTTTGATTATAATGTTGATATTTTTTTACACTGCTGCAGGATATGGATTTGATTCTTTAGAGATTTATGTGCAACAAGTGCAATCTGGTCAAGAGGTGACAGTAGATGAACAAGCACCATTTTATTTTATTTGGATGACTTCAATAATCGCATTTTTGTTTAAATACTCTATTACTTCATGGTTAGTTGGTTTTTTAATTTATACTGTTGGGACTATATTTGTAATGATGTTTTCAGTTTTTTTAACTGTTATTATTATTGGGTTTTTAACACCTATGATTTTAAAGGTTCTACATAAAAGGCACTATTCCCATTTACAAACCAATGGTTTTGGTTCTTTACTTACACCTTTATGGATTGCCCTTAAAAGTGGATTTATTATGGTGTTATTGTTTATTCTTTTTATCCCTTTATATTTTATTCCATTGGTTAATATTATTGCAATAAACTTTCCTGTTTATTATTTCTTCCATAAACTATTAAATTTTGATGTTGCTTCAACTATATTAAGTGAAGATGAGTATAAAGCTATTCATAAGAAAAAAGCTTTTGCTTTTAGATTAAGAACAGCATTTTTATATTTTTTATCTTTAATCCCATCGTTGATGCTTTTTTCTGCTGTATTTTTTATAATATATCTAGGACATAGCTATTTTATACAACTAGAAAAATTAAGAAGTTATGATTTAGACAATAATATAGATAACGATACAAAGCTAATAGGTTAG
- a CDS encoding NifB/NifX family molybdenum-iron cluster-binding protein — protein MITFPVKTNKENAAVSPLFGKAKYFAFYDGANLTVEKNPFDHGSELINWFLKKGVKDIVIKEMGINPYKKLKDTSINIYYAGDARITSNELIEKYNNKDLEVLNEEKMNLIIKNHESSHTHGHEHIH, from the coding sequence ATGATAACGTTTCCAGTAAAAACAAATAAAGAAAATGCAGCAGTATCTCCACTTTTTGGAAAAGCAAAATATTTTGCTTTTTATGATGGTGCTAATTTAACAGTTGAGAAAAACCCATTTGATCATGGATCTGAATTAATAAATTGGTTTTTAAAAAAAGGTGTAAAAGATATTGTAATAAAAGAGATGGGAATAAATCCATATAAAAAATTAAAAGATACAAGTATCAATATCTATTATGCTGGTGATGCTAGAATTACTAGTAATGAATTAATAGAAAAATATAATAATAAAGATTTAGAAGTATTAAATGAAGAAAAAATGAATCTTATAATAAAAAATCATGAAAGTTCTCATACTCATGGTCATGAACATATTCATTAG
- a CDS encoding NUDIX domain-containing protein: MIKTPHLSTDGIIKLYDENDIFKGIVLIERLNEPHGLALPGGFVDIGESVENALVREMKEETNLDVKILNLQNIYSDPSRDPRFHTASAVYVCEAKGKPKAQDDAKEVFIYPIKEIPLEKLVFDHRKIIEDFQKTIRW, encoded by the coding sequence ATGATAAAAACTCCCCATTTAAGTACTGATGGTATTATAAAATTATATGATGAAAATGATATCTTTAAAGGAATTGTCCTAATTGAAAGATTAAATGAACCTCATGGTTTAGCATTACCAGGTGGTTTTGTTGATATAGGTGAAAGTGTTGAAAACGCTTTAGTTAGAGAGATGAAAGAGGAAACAAATTTAGATGTAAAGATATTAAATCTCCAAAATATTTATTCAGATCCATCTAGAGATCCAAGATTCCATACTGCTTCTGCTGTTTATGTTTGTGAAGCAAAGGGAAAACCAAAAGCACAAGATGATGCAAAAGAGGTTTTTATATATCCAATAAAAGAGATACCTTTAGAAAAACTAGTGTTTGATCATAGAAAAATTATTGAAGATTTTCAAAAAACTATTAGATGGTAA
- a CDS encoding winged helix-turn-helix domain-containing protein, with protein MRLLSYNIDEKIIEHLEENNLYIIDVAEDMDDAIYHSKVRYYNMILVNSSNYYDCKDILDNINCRFTAVIFICDEPSKEFQLDLLKNGAMDILQSPVSTKYLLTKIESIHRENFQENILYKDKFIVNMKDEQLFDDNENVVNLKGKSFSILAYLLKNRHRGSISKDELLQTNWEEPEMVSDNVIEVNINLIRNALKKEFDDNFIETIRHRGYKIVS; from the coding sequence ATGAGATTATTATCATATAATATTGATGAAAAAATTATTGAACATTTAGAAGAGAATAATCTTTATATTATTGATGTAGCAGAAGATATGGATGATGCTATTTATCATAGTAAAGTAAGATATTATAATATGATACTTGTTAACTCAAGTAATTATTATGATTGTAAAGATATTTTAGACAATATTAATTGTAGGTTTACAGCGGTAATATTTATTTGTGATGAACCTTCAAAAGAGTTTCAATTAGATTTATTAAAAAATGGCGCAATGGATATACTTCAGTCACCTGTGTCTACTAAATATTTATTAACAAAAATAGAATCGATTCATAGAGAAAACTTTCAAGAAAATATTTTATATAAAGATAAATTTATCGTTAATATGAAAGATGAACAACTTTTTGATGATAATGAAAATGTTGTGAATTTAAAAGGTAAGTCGTTTTCAATTCTTGCGTATCTTTTAAAAAATAGACATAGAGGTTCTATTTCAAAGGATGAATTACTTCAAACTAATTGGGAAGAACCAGAAATGGTATCTGATAATGTTATTGAAGTTAATATTAATCTAATTAGAAATGCCCTAAAAAAAGAGTTCGATGATAACTTTATTGAAACTATTAGACATAGAGGTTATAAAATAGTTAGTTAG
- a CDS encoding MerR family transcriptional regulator, with protein sequence MALLDNNKDVLPLASIAEILNAKIRTLRMYEDKGLLPKKKDSKKLYSISDIKIVAFVHYLASVKKINANGIKYIIEMLNTNMDEKNREEFLVTVEEKMEKISTSDINEVEII encoded by the coding sequence ATGGCTTTATTAGATAATAATAAAGATGTATTACCATTAGCAAGTATTGCAGAGATTTTAAATGCAAAAATTAGAACACTTAGAATGTATGAAGATAAAGGTTTATTACCTAAGAAAAAAGATTCAAAAAAGCTTTATTCAATTAGTGATATTAAAATAGTAGCTTTTGTTCATTATTTAGCAAGTGTGAAAAAGATTAATGCAAATGGAATAAAATATATAATTGAAATGTTAAATACAAACATGGATGAAAAAAATAGAGAAGAATTTCTTGTAACAGTTGAAGAGAAAATGGAAAAGATTTCAACCTCTGATATAAATGAAGTAGAGATTATTTAG